In Limnochordia bacterium, a genomic segment contains:
- the leuC gene encoding 3-isopropylmalate dehydratase large subunit produces MAMTITEKILAKKAGKAKVTPGELIFAKIDLALANDITAPVAIKEFAKMGAAKVFDRQRVVLVPDHFTPNKDIASAEQVKMIREFAREQELVNFFEVGRMGIEHCLLPELGLVLPGDLVIGADSHTCTYGALGAFATGVGSTDLAAGMALGEAWFRVPESIKFVFHGQLQPWVTGKDLILYTIGQIGVDGARYCAMEFTGEVIRDLSMDGRFTMANMAIEAGGKNGIFAPDEKTESYVKERAQRDYEFVESDPTASYAQVYEWDVSTLEPQVAFPHLPENARPISEVGDIPIDQVVIGSCTNGRIEDLRLAASVLEGRKVHPHVRTIVIPGTQAIYRQAMAEGLIETFIAAEAAVSTPTCGPCLGGHMGILASGERAVSTTNRNFVGRMGHPKSEVYLANPAVAAASAVLGRIAGPQDLDL; encoded by the coding sequence GTGGCAATGACCATTACGGAGAAAATACTGGCCAAGAAAGCTGGCAAGGCAAAGGTCACTCCAGGTGAACTAATTTTTGCCAAGATAGATCTAGCTTTGGCCAATGATATTACCGCACCGGTGGCCATCAAGGAGTTTGCCAAGATGGGCGCGGCAAAGGTATTTGATCGTCAGCGGGTGGTGCTTGTTCCAGATCACTTTACGCCCAATAAGGACATCGCCTCAGCGGAGCAGGTCAAGATGATCCGAGAGTTTGCCCGGGAGCAGGAATTGGTCAATTTTTTTGAAGTAGGGCGGATGGGTATTGAGCACTGTCTTCTTCCCGAGCTTGGTTTGGTTCTACCAGGTGATCTGGTGATTGGTGCCGATTCCCATACTTGTACCTATGGGGCCTTGGGTGCCTTTGCTACGGGAGTGGGTAGTACGGATCTAGCAGCGGGCATGGCTCTAGGTGAGGCTTGGTTTAGGGTACCGGAGAGCATTAAGTTTGTCTTTCATGGTCAGCTGCAGCCTTGGGTAACGGGAAAGGATTTGATTCTATATACCATCGGGCAGATCGGGGTTGATGGTGCCCGGTACTGTGCTATGGAGTTTACCGGTGAGGTAATCAGAGATCTATCAATGGATGGCCGGTTTACCATGGCCAACATGGCCATTGAAGCCGGGGGCAAGAATGGCATTTTTGCACCGGACGAAAAGACTGAAAGCTATGTGAAAGAAAGGGCCCAGCGGGACTATGAATTTGTGGAAAGCGATCCTACGGCTAGTTACGCCCAGGTTTATGAGTGGGATGTAAGCACACTAGAGCCCCAGGTTGCCTTCCCTCACCTGCCGGAAAATGCCCGACCCATTAGTGAGGTGGGTGATATACCCATTGATCAAGTGGTGATTGGGTCGTGCACCAATGGTCGAATTGAGGATCTGCGCCTGGCTGCCTCAGTCTTGGAGGGCAGAAAGGTCCACCCTCATGTACGGACCATCGTTATTCCGGGTACCCAGGCCATTTACCGGCAGGCGATGGCAGAGGGCTTAATCGAGACCTTTATCGCCGCGGAGGCTGCGGTGAGCACGCCCACCTGTGGGCCATGTCTTGGTGGACACATGGGTATTTTAGCCAGTGGCGAACGGGCTGTATCGACTACGAACCGCAACTTTGTGGGGAGGATGGGTCACCCAAAAAGCGAGGTCTACCTTGCCAATCCAGCCGTAGCAGCCGCGTCAGCTGTCCTAGGACGGATTGCCGGTCCACAGGATCTTGATCTATGA
- the ilvC gene encoding ketol-acid reductoisomerase, whose protein sequence is MAAKIYYDHDANLDLLKGKTVAVIGYGSQGHAQAQNLRDSGVNVIVSNRPGSDNYNKAVADGFTPVSAEEAAKQADIIQMLVPDEVQAAVYKSSIEKYLTAGKALVFSHGFNIHFGQIVPPKDVDVFMVAPKSPGHLVRRMYEEGKGVPALVAVHQDATGNAHELGLAYAKGIGSTRAGVIETTFAEETETDLFGEQVVLCGGVSELIRAGFDTLVEAGYAPEIAYFECLHELKLIVDLIYEGGISYMRYSISDTAEYGDITVGKKIITDETRQEMKRVLSRIQNGEFAKEWMLENQANRPVFNAMRRREQDHLIEQVGKQLRSMMSWIKNK, encoded by the coding sequence ATGGCAGCTAAGATCTATTACGATCACGATGCTAATTTAGATCTTTTAAAAGGAAAAACCGTTGCGGTTATTGGCTATGGAAGTCAAGGACATGCCCAGGCCCAAAACCTACGGGACAGTGGTGTTAATGTTATTGTCTCCAATCGGCCAGGGAGCGACAACTACAATAAAGCAGTTGCCGATGGTTTTACGCCAGTTAGCGCCGAGGAAGCAGCAAAGCAAGCAGACATTATTCAAATGCTTGTTCCCGATGAGGTACAGGCAGCAGTCTACAAATCCTCCATTGAAAAGTACTTAACTGCAGGTAAGGCGTTGGTATTCTCCCACGGGTTTAACATCCATTTCGGTCAGATTGTCCCCCCGAAGGATGTGGACGTGTTCATGGTAGCACCAAAGAGCCCAGGTCACTTGGTCCGTCGGATGTACGAGGAGGGCAAGGGTGTGCCTGCCCTAGTCGCGGTGCACCAAGATGCCACGGGTAATGCCCATGAGCTGGGCCTCGCCTATGCCAAGGGAATTGGCTCCACCCGGGCGGGTGTCATTGAGACCACCTTTGCCGAAGAGACCGAAACCGACTTGTTCGGCGAGCAAGTGGTCCTTTGCGGTGGCGTTAGCGAGCTCATTCGTGCCGGCTTTGATACCTTAGTTGAGGCTGGGTATGCACCTGAGATCGCTTACTTTGAGTGCCTGCATGAGTTAAAACTCATTGTCGACTTGATCTACGAAGGCGGCATCTCCTATATGAGATACTCCATCAGTGACACGGCGGAATACGGCGATATCACTGTGGGTAAGAAGATTATTACCGATGAGACCCGCCAGGAGATGAAACGGGTGCTTTCCAGAATCCAAAACGGTGAGTTTGCTAAGGAATGGATGTTGGAGAACCAGGCCAATCGGCCAGTCTTTAACGCCATGCGCCGCAGAGAGCAAGATCACTTGATTGAGCAGGTAGGTAAACAACTGCGTAGCATGATGTCCTGGATCAAGAATAAGTAA
- the ilvN gene encoding acetolactate synthase small subunit, translated as MRHTLAVLVHNRSGVLARVAGLFSRRGYNIHSLSVGITEDPDISRMTIVVEGDADIIEQMSKQLHKLIDVIKISDITSDQVVARELALIKVTATSTNRSEILEVVNIFRAQIVDVHPKSLVIEVTGDADKIDAMVNMLRPYGIKEMVRTGRVAMARGT; from the coding sequence GTGAGACATACCTTGGCAGTACTAGTTCACAACCGTTCCGGTGTTCTGGCCCGGGTGGCTGGCCTGTTCAGTCGACGGGGCTACAATATTCACAGCCTGAGTGTAGGTATTACCGAGGATCCGGACATTTCAAGAATGACTATTGTAGTTGAGGGCGATGCTGACATCATCGAACAGATGAGCAAGCAGCTCCACAAATTGATCGATGTAATCAAGATTAGCGATATTACCAGTGATCAGGTTGTGGCCCGAGAGCTTGCGCTGATTAAAGTGACGGCTACCTCTACCAATCGCTCAGAGATCCTGGAGGTTGTCAATATCTTCAGGGCGCAGATTGTTGATGTGCACCCAAAGTCTCTAGTTATTGAGGTAACCGGCGATGCTGATAAGATCGATGCCATGGTCAACATGCTGAGACCTTACGGCATTAAAGAGATGGTGAGGACCGGGCGTGTAGCCATGGCCCGGGGCACCTGA
- the ilvB gene encoding biosynthetic-type acetolactate synthase large subunit — translation MKMTGAQALIECFIRKGVEVVFGYPGGAVLPIYDVLYDAPIRHILTRHEQGAVHAADGYARVTGKPGVCIATSGPGATNLVTGIANAYMDSIPLIAVTGQVATSLIGRDSFQEADITGITTPITKHNYLVNDVRDLPRVINEAFYIATSGRPGPVLIDLPKDVASAEFDFIYTDEVDLVSYKPTYKGHIKQIEEAALAINQAKRPLLYVGGGVVSSNAHGELYKLATKANIPVTTTLMALGAFPSTDKLSLGMLGMHGTAYANFAVTNCDLLISVGARFDDRVTGRLDRFAAGAQVIHIDIDPAEIGKNIGVDIPIVGDAKNILSSLVERVRFGERSEWFAEINSWKKEYPLCYPEGADGIAPQYVVEQVYEVTKGEAIIATEVGQNQMWAAQYYKFDKPRSFVSSGGLGTMGYGFPAAVGAQVGCPDRTVIDIAGDGSIQMNIQELGTVASNRIPVKIVILNNGCLGMVRQWQELFYDHRYSYTDLHDNPDFVQIAAAYGIKGRRITKREDVRPVFEEMLALPEPVLLDVQVCREANVYPMVPAGGALDVMLGLGRED, via the coding sequence ATGAAGATGACCGGCGCACAAGCACTAATCGAATGCTTTATTAGGAAGGGTGTGGAAGTGGTATTTGGATACCCCGGAGGAGCCGTATTACCCATTTATGACGTGCTCTATGATGCTCCCATCAGGCACATCCTGACCCGGCATGAACAAGGCGCTGTGCATGCGGCCGACGGCTACGCTAGGGTTACCGGCAAGCCCGGTGTATGTATCGCGACTTCAGGTCCGGGCGCGACGAATCTAGTGACGGGTATTGCTAATGCCTATATGGATTCGATTCCCCTGATTGCCGTCACAGGACAGGTGGCCACAAGCCTTATTGGAAGGGATTCGTTCCAAGAAGCGGATATTACCGGCATTACCACTCCTATCACCAAGCACAACTATTTGGTCAATGACGTACGGGATTTGCCTAGGGTAATTAACGAAGCCTTTTACATTGCCACCTCAGGCCGACCGGGTCCGGTATTGATTGACTTGCCTAAGGATGTGGCATCGGCTGAGTTTGATTTCATCTATACCGATGAGGTGGACCTAGTCAGTTACAAACCAACGTACAAAGGGCATATTAAGCAGATCGAGGAAGCAGCCTTAGCTATTAATCAGGCCAAGCGACCCCTCCTCTATGTTGGCGGTGGGGTGGTCTCCTCCAATGCCCACGGAGAGCTGTATAAGCTTGCCACCAAGGCGAACATTCCCGTGACCACAACTTTGATGGCCCTTGGGGCATTTCCAAGCACAGATAAGCTTTCCCTTGGCATGCTGGGCATGCATGGTACTGCCTATGCCAACTTTGCTGTGACCAACTGTGATCTTCTAATTTCAGTGGGGGCACGCTTCGATGACCGGGTTACCGGTAGGTTGGATCGGTTCGCAGCAGGGGCACAGGTGATCCATATTGATATCGATCCGGCGGAGATCGGGAAGAATATTGGCGTGGATATCCCTATTGTCGGGGATGCTAAAAACATCCTTTCCTCACTGGTGGAACGGGTGCGTTTTGGAGAACGTAGTGAGTGGTTCGCCGAGATTAACAGCTGGAAAAAGGAATATCCCCTCTGTTATCCTGAAGGAGCCGATGGGATCGCACCCCAGTACGTTGTAGAGCAAGTCTATGAGGTCACCAAGGGAGAGGCCATCATCGCTACAGAGGTTGGTCAAAACCAGATGTGGGCAGCCCAGTATTACAAATTCGACAAGCCCCGTAGCTTTGTTAGTTCCGGTGGCCTTGGCACCATGGGTTATGGATTCCCCGCGGCCGTTGGCGCGCAGGTGGGTTGCCCCGATCGTACGGTAATAGATATTGCCGGAGACGGCAGTATTCAGATGAATATTCAAGAACTGGGGACGGTCGCAAGCAACCGCATCCCGGTGAAGATCGTGATTCTCAATAATGGTTGTCTGGGTATGGTGCGGCAGTGGCAGGAGCTATTTTATGATCATCGCTACTCCTATACCGATCTCCACGATAACCCGGATTTCGTCCAGATTGCCGCAGCCTATGGGATCAAAGGACGTAGAATCACCAAACGGGAGGATGTCCGTCCAGTTTTTGAGGAAATGTTGGCTTTACCCGAACCGGTACTTTTAGATGTGCAAGTTTGCAGAGAGGCAAATGTGTACCCTATGGTACCGGCTGGTGGGGCCCTCGATGTCATGCTTGGTCTAGGGAGGGAAGATTAG
- a CDS encoding alanine--glyoxylate aminotransferase family protein, which yields MFEEKKDLRIPGPSPVPPRVLRATSKPMMGHRSSEFKVLYADVVGRLKPLFGTEEDVMVITGSGTAAMEAAVANTVSPKDKVLVCVGGKFGERWALIAESYGAEVITYEYDWSTPADPAMIAKHLQENPDIKVIFATQNETSSTVLNDIEGISKARGGSDALLVVDAVSSLGGAEFNMDQWGVDITVTGSQKCLMLPPGFAFIACSKRAWKVIEGNTSPRYYLDLRAYLKEVKKGQTPFTPNVQLVYGLAEVLDMLQAEGLPNILRRHKVMRRMTRTAFSAMGLELFVKDEKYASPTVTAVVGAGKFDVEGYRKVLNKEFGIVVAGGQDHLKGQILRVGHMGYSTPIDMLGVIATMEVALKKVGCDLPLGAGIKAAQEVLAE from the coding sequence ATGTTCGAAGAGAAAAAAGACTTACGTATTCCAGGCCCAAGCCCCGTACCACCACGGGTACTGCGGGCAACATCCAAGCCCATGATGGGGCATAGAAGTTCTGAATTTAAGGTTCTTTACGCCGATGTGGTCGGTAGATTAAAGCCTCTTTTCGGTACCGAAGAGGACGTGATGGTAATCACAGGCTCCGGAACCGCGGCCATGGAAGCTGCAGTGGCTAATACCGTCTCCCCTAAGGATAAGGTACTAGTCTGTGTTGGTGGTAAGTTCGGGGAAAGATGGGCGCTGATTGCCGAAAGCTATGGGGCTGAAGTAATCACTTATGAGTATGATTGGTCCACACCGGCTGATCCGGCGATGATCGCAAAACACCTACAGGAAAACCCGGATATTAAGGTGATCTTCGCCACCCAAAACGAGACCTCATCAACGGTGCTCAATGATATCGAAGGGATCAGCAAAGCCCGGGGTGGTTCCGATGCGCTGCTAGTGGTAGATGCGGTGAGCTCCCTTGGTGGCGCCGAGTTTAACATGGATCAATGGGGTGTAGACATTACTGTTACGGGTTCGCAAAAGTGTCTCATGTTGCCTCCGGGATTTGCATTTATCGCTTGCAGCAAGCGGGCATGGAAAGTCATCGAAGGAAATACATCACCTCGTTATTATCTAGATTTGCGTGCCTATCTTAAAGAAGTGAAAAAGGGTCAAACACCCTTTACGCCTAATGTACAATTGGTCTATGGCTTGGCTGAGGTTTTGGATATGCTTCAGGCCGAAGGTCTGCCAAATATTCTCAGGCGGCACAAAGTGATGCGAAGGATGACCAGAACCGCCTTCTCAGCCATGGGACTGGAGCTGTTTGTGAAAGATGAAAAGTACGCCTCGCCCACGGTCACCGCAGTTGTGGGGGCGGGGAAATTTGATGTAGAAGGGTACCGCAAGGTCCTCAACAAAGAGTTTGGCATTGTTGTGGCCGGAGGACAGGATCATCTTAAGGGTCAGATCCTTCGGGTGGGACACATGGGCTATAGTACCCCAATCGATATGCTCGGTGTCATTGCCACCATGGAGGTAGCCTTGAAGAAGGTGGGCTGTGATCTACCACTGGGTGCTGGGATCAAGGCAGCTCAGGAGGTGTTGGCGGAATGA
- the serA gene encoding phosphoglycerate dehydrogenase — protein sequence MKVLVSDKLSQEGIDQLKEAGIQVDVKLGLNEDELAGIIGEYDGILVRSGTQVTKRIIEAGRNLKVIGRAGVGVDNIDLLAASQRGIVVINAPEGNTLAAAEHAVAMMFTLARNIPQAHACLTVGKKWDRKSFMGVQLEGKTLGVIGLGRIGKTVAQRALAMNMNVIGYDPYLSAEVAKRLGVELLEFEQVLERADFLTFHIPKTKSTENMVGPREFGLMKKGVRIINCARGGIIDEDALYAAIQSGKVAGAALDVFCTEPPQLDHPLFSCSQVVVTPHLGASTSEAQVNVAVDVAEQAVCVLKGKPFQNAVNLPAFRPELMEKLEPYMELASRLGQVYTDLVGGNHQSIEVVYRGQIASYDVTPLTTAVLKGMLEPILHGEVNYVNASLLAKERGIRVAEIREEEKDGTNAVIILRNTTEGDKQGRMVAGNLTMNGVPQLTRIDGYPVNVLPAEHLLVAYHIDKPGIIGQVGTILGRAKINIAAMQVGRKAISGNAVMVLSVDTPVPEDVLQEMSKLENITEVYMAQW from the coding sequence ATGAAGGTTCTAGTCAGCGACAAACTGAGCCAAGAGGGTATTGATCAGCTGAAAGAAGCCGGGATTCAGGTCGATGTGAAGCTGGGTCTAAATGAAGACGAACTAGCTGGGATCATCGGTGAATACGATGGCATACTGGTCCGCAGTGGCACCCAAGTGACCAAGAGGATCATCGAAGCTGGACGAAATTTAAAGGTGATCGGTCGGGCCGGGGTTGGCGTAGATAATATCGACCTTTTGGCAGCAAGCCAACGGGGAATTGTGGTTATTAACGCCCCCGAGGGAAACACCCTAGCTGCAGCAGAACATGCCGTGGCGATGATGTTTACCCTTGCTCGCAATATTCCCCAAGCTCACGCTTGTTTAACTGTGGGTAAAAAGTGGGACCGAAAAAGCTTTATGGGGGTACAGCTGGAGGGCAAGACCTTGGGTGTGATTGGTCTTGGCAGAATCGGTAAAACCGTCGCCCAAAGGGCCTTAGCCATGAACATGAACGTTATTGGTTATGATCCATATCTTTCCGCAGAGGTGGCCAAGAGACTTGGTGTGGAGCTTTTGGAGTTTGAACAGGTCCTAGAAAGAGCGGATTTTCTTACCTTCCATATTCCAAAGACGAAATCCACTGAGAATATGGTGGGCCCGCGGGAATTTGGTTTGATGAAGAAGGGTGTACGGATTATTAACTGCGCCCGGGGCGGAATTATTGATGAGGATGCCCTTTATGCCGCCATCCAAAGTGGGAAGGTAGCCGGTGCAGCCCTTGACGTCTTCTGCACAGAACCTCCCCAACTAGACCATCCACTCTTTAGTTGTAGCCAGGTGGTGGTAACCCCCCATCTTGGTGCTTCCACCAGTGAGGCCCAGGTTAATGTGGCGGTGGATGTGGCAGAACAAGCAGTCTGTGTACTCAAAGGCAAACCCTTCCAGAACGCAGTCAATCTACCAGCCTTTAGACCGGAACTGATGGAAAAGCTCGAGCCATATATGGAACTAGCCTCCAGACTAGGCCAGGTTTATACGGATTTAGTTGGCGGCAACCATCAAAGCATCGAAGTTGTCTACCGAGGGCAGATCGCATCCTACGATGTGACCCCACTGACTACTGCTGTGCTTAAAGGTATGCTCGAACCGATCCTCCACGGTGAGGTCAATTATGTGAATGCGTCGTTACTGGCCAAGGAAAGGGGCATTCGGGTTGCGGAGATCCGGGAAGAGGAGAAGGATGGCACCAATGCGGTGATTATCCTCCGGAACACCACCGAAGGGGATAAACAAGGTCGTATGGTGGCTGGTAACCTTACCATGAACGGGGTGCCTCAGCTGACTCGGATTGATGGCTATCCGGTGAATGTATTGCCCGCAGAGCATCTATTAGTGGCATATCATATTGATAAACCAGGGATTATCGGGCAAGTGGGGACCATCCTCGGCAGGGCCAAAATCAATATTGCGGCGATGCAGGTGGGCCGTAAGGCCATATCTGGCAATGCAGTGATGGTGCTTAGTGTAGATACTCCGGTGCCTGAGGATGTACTCCAAGAGATGTCCAAACTAGAGAACATTACCGAGGTGTATATGGCGCAGTGGTAG
- a CDS encoding 2-isopropylmalate synthase — MKRQIYFFDTTLRDGEQSPGISLNVQEKVEIAKQLARLGVDVIEAGFPIASPGDFTAVQSIAQQVEGPIITGLARALPQDIDRAYEALKDGKKIRIHTFVATSKIHMEYKLRKTPEQVLQMTSTAVQHAKSLVHDVEFSAEDATRSDPVFLSEVLAAAIEAGATVINVPDTVGYAVPGEFGRLIAYLMAHTPGIDQVILSVHCHNDLGLAVANTLAAIEQGARQVECTINGLGERAGNAALEELAMVLATRSDSYGVQTNIDTKHIYRSSRMVASLTGMNVQPNKAIVGDNAFAHESGIHQDGVLKERTTYEIMTPESIGLSQRRLVLGKHSGRHAFRARLAEMGYSLDEEEMETVFQRFIELADKKKGVSDRDIEAIIENEITEIPEVFQLEYLHVTGGHSAVPTATVRIRRNGVVAEEAACGGGPIDAVYKAIDRACNVAVQLAGYSLQAVTEGKDAIGEVVVRVEDTSGRTHLGRGMSIDIIEASAKAYVHALNKWAYEQSRFKENTVGRGE; from the coding sequence ATGAAAAGACAGATCTATTTCTTTGACACGACCCTTCGGGATGGGGAGCAATCACCGGGAATAAGCTTAAATGTGCAAGAAAAAGTGGAGATCGCCAAACAGTTAGCCCGTCTAGGTGTTGATGTAATTGAAGCGGGATTCCCCATAGCTTCTCCGGGGGACTTTACCGCAGTGCAAAGCATTGCCCAGCAGGTGGAAGGTCCGATCATTACCGGCTTAGCCCGGGCCCTACCCCAGGATATTGACCGGGCCTATGAGGCCTTAAAGGACGGTAAGAAGATACGTATCCATACCTTTGTGGCCACCTCCAAGATCCATATGGAGTATAAGCTGCGTAAAACACCGGAACAGGTGTTGCAGATGACAAGTACGGCGGTACAACATGCCAAAAGCCTCGTCCATGATGTGGAGTTTTCCGCAGAGGATGCCACCCGTAGCGATCCGGTGTTTCTCTCGGAGGTTCTAGCCGCAGCCATTGAGGCGGGGGCAACGGTCATCAACGTTCCGGATACGGTGGGTTATGCAGTGCCCGGGGAGTTTGGTCGGTTGATCGCCTACCTCATGGCCCATACACCGGGGATTGATCAGGTGATCCTAAGCGTGCACTGTCATAATGATCTTGGCCTTGCTGTGGCCAATACCCTCGCCGCCATAGAACAGGGCGCAAGACAAGTGGAGTGCACCATTAACGGTTTGGGTGAGCGGGCCGGGAATGCGGCCTTGGAAGAGTTGGCCATGGTCCTTGCTACCCGTTCTGATAGCTACGGGGTGCAAACCAATATTGATACGAAACACATTTACCGTTCATCCCGTATGGTGGCAAGTCTTACAGGTATGAATGTACAACCGAATAAGGCTATTGTCGGAGACAATGCCTTTGCCCATGAATCGGGGATTCACCAGGATGGTGTCTTGAAGGAGCGGACCACCTATGAGATTATGACCCCTGAGTCCATTGGTCTTAGTCAAAGGCGGCTGGTGTTGGGGAAACATTCTGGAAGACATGCCTTTAGGGCCCGTCTTGCGGAGATGGGGTACTCTCTGGATGAAGAAGAGATGGAGACAGTCTTCCAGCGATTTATTGAGCTTGCAGACAAGAAAAAGGGTGTCTCCGATCGGGATATTGAAGCAATCATTGAAAATGAAATTACAGAGATCCCAGAGGTGTTCCAGTTGGAGTACCTTCATGTGACCGGTGGGCATAGTGCGGTGCCCACAGCCACAGTAAGGATTCGTAGAAACGGTGTAGTGGCGGAGGAAGCCGCCTGTGGGGGAGGGCCCATTGATGCGGTGTATAAAGCCATTGACCGGGCTTGTAATGTGGCTGTGCAATTGGCAGGGTACTCCCTGCAAGCAGTCACCGAGGGGAAGGATGCCATCGGTGAGGTTGTGGTGCGGGTTGAAGATACTTCCGGACGGACCCATCTTGGTCGGGGGATGTCCATAGATATAATTGAAGCTAGTGCCAAAGCATATGTCCATGCTTTGAATAAATGGGCATATGAACAAAGCAGGTTTAAGGAAAACACGGTAGGTAGGGGTGAGTAG
- a CDS encoding MFS transporter — protein MKKDRNRKIMVIFTLWLAYAAMCLGRQNMAIALPAMEQELGWNPTMAGIITGVFFWFYAVGQLINGYLGDQVDCKRIVLFGLIASCVANGLLPFVNTFWAMVLLWAMNGYVQSTGWGPILKIASHWTEEHERAQVAGFLATSGIAGFFASWAISGGILLVTSWHWVFAFPAIVLGCISILWSLQVESYPNTAHQAPPAKDSGGLKTNMLEFIKYPGVLGLGLVSFLQGMIRNGIILWTPTLLAHTLFDGTAAIPSLLIPLFGLVGIGISTRLLSRLKGNDQAAITILLALAGILALVSAKALKWEQALLLAFTIASCAAFMEGANTVLLTSIPLKFARVGKQSTMAGFLDFASYMGAAFMSIFTGIILERWNWNAIVVSWAIVCIIASILTWLLARTKDTAVQTNDWTRRAV, from the coding sequence TTGAAAAAAGACCGCAATCGCAAAATCATGGTTATCTTTACTTTATGGCTCGCGTATGCGGCCATGTGCCTGGGACGACAGAATATGGCGATTGCCTTACCCGCAATGGAGCAAGAACTGGGGTGGAATCCCACCATGGCCGGTATTATCACTGGGGTCTTCTTCTGGTTCTATGCTGTAGGTCAGCTGATTAACGGTTACTTAGGGGATCAAGTTGACTGCAAGAGGATCGTCCTTTTTGGTCTCATCGCCAGTTGTGTGGCCAACGGATTGCTTCCCTTTGTCAATACTTTTTGGGCCATGGTGCTCCTTTGGGCCATGAATGGCTACGTTCAGTCCACTGGGTGGGGTCCAATCCTCAAGATTGCTTCCCATTGGACCGAGGAGCATGAACGGGCCCAGGTAGCAGGATTCCTGGCCACATCGGGAATTGCTGGGTTTTTTGCATCTTGGGCTATCTCGGGTGGTATTTTACTGGTAACCAGTTGGCACTGGGTGTTTGCCTTTCCTGCGATTGTTCTAGGGTGTATAAGCATCCTATGGTCTCTTCAAGTGGAGAGTTACCCAAATACGGCCCACCAGGCACCGCCTGCAAAGGATTCCGGGGGACTAAAAACCAACATGCTCGAATTCATCAAATACCCGGGAGTGTTGGGCCTAGGCTTAGTCAGTTTCTTGCAGGGCATGATCAGAAATGGCATTATTCTCTGGACCCCTACGTTACTGGCCCATACCCTCTTTGACGGGACGGCAGCAATTCCTTCACTTCTAATTCCTCTATTTGGTCTGGTGGGAATTGGAATTTCCACCCGCCTACTGAGCCGGCTTAAGGGTAATGATCAGGCCGCGATCACCATCTTGCTAGCTCTAGCCGGAATTCTGGCGCTGGTGTCTGCCAAGGCACTTAAGTGGGAACAAGCCCTCTTGCTAGCCTTTACCATTGCGAGTTGCGCAGCCTTTATGGAGGGGGCTAACACCGTATTGTTAACCTCAATTCCTCTGAAGTTCGCCCGGGTCGGCAAACAGTCCACCATGGCTGGCTTCCTCGATTTCGCCTCCTACATGGGTGCCGCTTTCATGAGCATATTCACAGGAATAATCTTGGAGCGTTGGAATTGGAATGCTATTGTGGTATCGTGGGCTATAGTCTGTATCATTGCTAGCATCTTGACCTGGCTACTTGCTAGGACTAAAGACACTGCGGTTCAGACTAATGATTGGACTCGGAGAGCTGTTTAG
- a CDS encoding GntR family transcriptional regulator produces MNSQYLYVRVAEHILDKIESKELQPGAQLDSERSLSAKLGVNRLTVRKGIEMLVNQGVLYRVPSKGTFVAGPKIDQRMDLVLGFSDQLISKGLQPGAEVLEVSVVPATKKISRQLKIDVGTPMYYIQRIRYANSEAVCIEHNYYPTTICPGMDKQDLRQSIYKIFREKYDLSIQYARQTLEAVAPTKDEAELLHISTHTPLMLLVRVGFDSNGHPVEYAKELYRGDRCRFVILGDCPEGEAPPREAFVTMNFER; encoded by the coding sequence GTGAATAGCCAATATCTCTATGTTCGGGTGGCGGAACATATCTTGGACAAGATTGAGTCAAAGGAGCTTCAACCGGGTGCTCAGCTTGACTCGGAAAGAAGCCTGAGTGCTAAACTGGGTGTGAACCGGCTTACGGTACGCAAGGGTATTGAAATGCTAGTGAACCAAGGTGTACTATACCGAGTACCCAGTAAAGGTACCTTTGTGGCGGGGCCCAAAATAGATCAGAGGATGGATTTAGTCCTTGGGTTTAGCGATCAGCTTATCTCCAAAGGACTGCAGCCGGGTGCCGAAGTGCTTGAGGTTTCTGTAGTACCCGCAACTAAAAAGATCAGCAGACAACTGAAGATTGACGTTGGCACCCCGATGTACTATATTCAAAGGATACGCTACGCTAACTCGGAAGCGGTCTGTATCGAGCACAATTACTACCCTACCACCATCTGTCCCGGTATGGATAAACAGGATTTGCGACAATCTATCTATAAGATTTTCCGGGAGAAGTACGACTTAAGTATCCAATATGCCAGACAGACCTTGGAGGCAGTAGCCCCGACGAAGGATGAGGCCGAGCTACTTCATATTTCGACCCACACTCCGTTGATGCTCCTAGTCAGGGTGGGATTTGACTCCAATGGACATCCTGTAGAGTATGCCAAGGAATTATACCGGGGTGATCGGTGTCGTTTTGTCATTCTGGGGGATTGTCCCGAGGGAGAGGCCCCTCCCCGGGAAGCGTTTGTGACGATGAATTTTGAACGGTAG